From Flavipsychrobacter sp., a single genomic window includes:
- a CDS encoding c-type cytochrome domain-containing protein, with amino-acid sequence MRKYATKANLIFDLKNYLYILLSLPLLLANCKHDVQNPNPQQTVAHNYPENIKTIIVDKCATAGCHNATSYKAAGNLRLDSWSFLFDGSSNGAVVVPYNADNSSLLYFVNTDEALGTVAIPTMPYNAPHLTRDEYFTLRDWINNGAPDANGAIAFSTNPDTRQKVYTVQQGCDLVAVADAEKNVVMRYITVGQSFGTENPNNIVISADGKYAYVSFWNAPLIQKIDTETDSVIAELNTSNSFQKAIQISNDGTRLIASNWFSHDLILIDATTMQIIKNLGTSLRFLGGFAEDSKGNFYATSQFGNTVYKIAPDGSYTSISIDGLPTTTSSTTTTPDPISILMNADKSKYFVTCTNTNEVRVLDAATDQLIKTISVGGNPQQMALAPNSNKLFVTCMNDTLTKIEVGSLYVIDENSYEVVKKITNKFFQPYGIAVDQKNNKLFIFNRNEDKNGPPPHHQSPCNGRNGFYQVYDLNTLTPATNKRFEVTVDPYASAIRFK; translated from the coding sequence ATGCGCAAGTATGCTACGAAGGCTAATCTGATATTTGATTTGAAGAACTATTTATACATACTATTATCATTGCCGCTATTGCTTGCCAACTGCAAGCATGATGTACAGAACCCTAACCCACAACAAACTGTAGCACATAACTATCCTGAAAACATCAAAACAATTATTGTAGACAAGTGTGCAACTGCCGGCTGTCATAATGCAACGAGCTACAAAGCTGCCGGCAATCTACGACTGGATAGTTGGTCGTTTTTATTTGATGGTAGTAGCAATGGTGCAGTTGTTGTGCCTTACAATGCAGATAACAGCTCACTACTCTATTTCGTAAATACCGACGAAGCACTAGGCACGGTAGCTATTCCTACAATGCCTTATAATGCGCCACATCTTACGCGCGATGAATATTTTACACTAAGAGACTGGATAAATAATGGCGCCCCTGACGCTAACGGTGCCATAGCCTTTTCTACCAACCCCGATACTAGACAAAAGGTCTATACCGTACAACAAGGCTGCGACCTAGTAGCTGTAGCAGATGCTGAAAAAAATGTAGTGATGCGCTACATAACGGTAGGCCAATCTTTTGGCACAGAAAATCCCAACAACATAGTCATATCTGCTGATGGGAAATATGCTTATGTCAGTTTTTGGAATGCCCCATTGATACAAAAGATCGATACAGAAACCGATAGTGTAATAGCTGAATTAAATACCAGCAACTCATTTCAAAAGGCAATTCAAATAAGCAATGATGGTACACGATTAATTGCAAGCAATTGGTTTTCGCATGACTTGATATTGATAGATGCTACCACTATGCAAATCATAAAAAACTTGGGTACCAGCTTACGTTTTTTAGGAGGGTTTGCCGAAGACAGTAAAGGGAATTTTTATGCTACTTCCCAATTTGGCAACACCGTATACAAAATTGCACCTGACGGTAGCTACACTTCTATTAGTATAGACGGACTACCTACTACTACGAGTAGTACTACCACCACTCCCGACCCTATTAGCATCTTAATGAATGCAGATAAGAGTAAATACTTTGTAACCTGTACCAACACCAACGAAGTACGGGTATTAGACGCGGCTACAGACCAACTTATCAAAACGATATCAGTTGGTGGCAATCCACAGCAAATGGCATTAGCCCCGAACAGCAATAAACTTTTTGTCACTTGCATGAACGACACCTTAACTAAAATAGAAGTAGGCAGTCTGTATGTTATTGACGAGAACTCTTATGAGGTAGTAAAAAAGATCACGAACAAATTTTTTCAACCTTACGGTATAGCTGTTGACCAAAAAAATAACAAGCTCTTTATCTTCAACAGAAACGAAGACAAGAATGGCCCTCCACCACATCACCAATCTCCCTGCAACGGACGCAATGGCTTCTATCAGGTGTACGATCTTAACACTTTAACCCCTGCTACTAACAAAAGATTTGAGGTTACAGTAGACCCTTATGCATCTGCTATAAGATTTAAATAA
- a CDS encoding dihydroneopterin aldolase, whose translation MLTVSLHNIIIESPRGLYKEEHQLPNKFEIDVDITTPVTDPSTMPFIDYTVIRTTVADAFEKPHDLLENFIQEMHTQLKKRFSMAESVSICIRKLNPPMPGEVGYAQVCYEG comes from the coding sequence ATGCTTACCGTTTCATTGCACAACATAATAATAGAGTCGCCTAGAGGTTTATATAAAGAGGAGCATCAATTGCCTAATAAGTTTGAGATAGATGTAGACATTACTACACCTGTTACCGACCCCTCTACCATGCCTTTTATAGACTATACAGTTATCAGGACTACAGTAGCAGATGCATTTGAGAAACCGCATGACTTATTAGAGAATTTCATTCAAGAGATGCATACGCAACTTAAGAAGCGTTTCTCTATGGCTGAAAGTGTTAGTATATGTATTCGTAAACTAAACCCACCCATGCCGGGAGAAGTGGGCTATGCGCAAGTATGCTACGAAGGCTAA
- a CDS encoding NAD kinase, translating to MLVALYNRTFEEQDIHRIQHIITLLQEHGIQMVFYKDFYERIQAHVELKDKLNLFTSKYDLPSNTDMLFSLGGDGTMLDTVSFVGSSNIPLIGINLGRLGFLAVIPEEEVEQAILSLVRGSYTLEQRTLLHLDSNLPLFDGDTFALNEFTLHRKDSSSMIKIHTYLNGEFLNTYWADGLIVSTPTGSTGYSLSCGGPVVFPQASSFVITPVAPHNLNTRPIIVPDDNVISFEIEGRAEQFLCTLDSRMETIDSNIQLAVKKEAFTISLVRPDEHNFLKTLRQKLYWGVDRRN from the coding sequence ATGCTCGTAGCATTATACAATCGCACATTCGAAGAGCAAGACATACATAGAATACAGCATATCATCACCTTGTTGCAAGAGCATGGTATACAAATGGTTTTCTACAAGGATTTCTATGAACGTATACAAGCTCATGTAGAGCTTAAGGATAAACTAAACTTATTTACCAGTAAGTACGACCTGCCCTCCAATACAGATATGCTTTTCAGTCTTGGGGGTGATGGAACAATGCTGGATACGGTCAGTTTTGTAGGCTCGTCAAACATACCACTTATTGGTATCAATTTAGGTCGGTTGGGCTTCTTGGCAGTAATACCTGAAGAGGAGGTAGAGCAAGCTATTTTATCATTGGTAAGAGGTTCTTATACATTGGAGCAAAGAACGCTTTTACATCTGGATTCTAATTTGCCGCTATTTGATGGTGATACTTTTGCGCTTAATGAATTTACACTTCATAGAAAGGACTCATCTTCAATGATCAAGATACATACCTATTTGAATGGTGAATTCTTGAATACCTACTGGGCAGATGGTCTTATCGTATCTACCCCAACTGGTTCTACAGGTTATTCTTTGAGTTGTGGCGGGCCTGTTGTCTTTCCTCAAGCATCTAGCTTTGTGATCACACCCGTTGCACCACATAATTTGAATACCAGACCTATAATTGTACCCGATGATAATGTGATCTCTTTTGAGATAGAAGGACGGGCAGAACAGTTTCTTTGCACGCTCGACTCAAGAATGGAGACAATAGATAGCAATATTCAACTGGCTGTGAAAAAAGAAGCCTTTACTATATCTTTGGTGAGGCCAGACGAGCATAATTTCTTAAAAACATTAAGACAGAAGCTATACTGGGGGGTCGACAGACGAAATTAA
- a CDS encoding DUF6089 family protein, producing the protein MRKYIAIAILLITHLSYNTKAQSFYSGEEYGVALGGAQYFGDLNENYGFKYVRPAFGVFTRFHMNPFIAVRLGAAYTKVGYDDKFSSNIYNKTRNLNFRSDIVEAAVQAEFNFFRFFTGNEKGRFTPYLTGGVGIFYYNPYTIYQGRRQYLRPLGTEGQNVGLGKTYNKLSMCFPVGAGIKYWIKPGVNLGFEIANRLTLTDYMDDVSTTYAGAQNFESDPAYPSPAFALQDRSLEVSNVPLGRQGKQRGNSASKDQYMTFMVTLSFQLKVYKCPSYIKENYYMY; encoded by the coding sequence ATGCGGAAATACATAGCAATAGCGATCTTATTAATTACACATTTATCTTACAACACAAAAGCACAGAGCTTTTACAGTGGAGAAGAATATGGTGTAGCACTAGGTGGTGCACAGTATTTTGGTGATCTAAATGAGAATTATGGATTTAAATATGTACGTCCCGCATTTGGCGTGTTCACACGTTTTCATATGAACCCTTTTATTGCAGTTCGTTTAGGAGCTGCCTATACAAAGGTGGGGTATGATGATAAGTTTTCCAGCAATATCTATAATAAGACAAGGAACCTTAATTTTCGTAGCGATATAGTTGAAGCTGCTGTTCAAGCCGAGTTTAACTTCTTTAGATTTTTCACTGGTAATGAAAAAGGAAGGTTTACACCATATTTGACAGGAGGTGTAGGTATCTTTTACTACAATCCATACACTATTTATCAAGGAAGACGCCAATATTTACGTCCTCTAGGTACTGAAGGTCAAAATGTTGGTTTAGGTAAGACGTACAATAAGCTCAGTATGTGTTTTCCTGTGGGAGCAGGTATTAAATATTGGATAAAGCCAGGTGTAAATCTAGGTTTTGAAATAGCTAACAGGCTAACACTTACAGACTACATGGATGACGTAAGCACTACTTATGCCGGAGCACAAAATTTTGAATCCGACCCTGCTTATCCAAGCCCTGCATTTGCACTGCAAGACCGCTCTTTGGAAGTAAGTAATGTGCCACTAGGCAGACAAGGTAAGCAAAGAGGGAATAGTGCCAGTAAAGATCAGTATATGACTTTTATGGTAACACTTTCCTTTCAGTTGAAAGTATATAAGTGCCCTTCTTATATCAAAGAGAATTACTACATGTACTAA
- a CDS encoding GNAT family N-acetyltransferase codes for MSVLIRAAVEADCPEMMTLIKELALYEKAPDEVTVSMEHFKESGFGPKPVWWALVAEADGRIVGCAIYYIRYSTWKGQRLYLEDLIVTEEWRGKGIGKKLLDELIVVAQKQNFNGILWQVLDWNEPAINFYKKYNADFDGEWINVSINV; via the coding sequence ATGTCTGTACTAATAAGAGCTGCTGTAGAAGCAGACTGTCCCGAGATGATGACCCTCATAAAAGAATTAGCCTTATACGAAAAAGCACCTGATGAGGTCACTGTGAGCATGGAGCATTTTAAAGAAAGCGGTTTTGGGCCAAAACCTGTTTGGTGGGCACTTGTAGCCGAGGCAGACGGACGTATTGTTGGCTGCGCCATATACTATATCAGATACTCTACATGGAAAGGGCAGCGCCTTTATTTGGAAGACCTAATTGTAACAGAAGAGTGGCGGGGCAAGGGTATTGGCAAGAAGTTGCTGGACGAACTAATAGTGGTAGCCCAAAAGCAAAATTTCAATGGCATATTATGGCAAGTACTAGACTGGAATGAGCCTGCTATTAATTTCTACAAAAAATACAATGCAGATTTTGATGGAGAATGGATCAATGTATCCATCAATGTTTAG
- a CDS encoding PglZ domain-containing protein — MADTHGDILWVDDEIESLKSQILFLKNKGYEVTALTNGYDALEYLKDNTVDVVLLDESMPGITGLETLAKIKEVKPSLPVVMITKNEAENIMDEAIGGQISDYLIKPVNPNQVLLALKKIIDSKRLVSEKTTTAYQQEFRNLFMALSNNPDHEEWKELYKKLVYWELEMSKSDSDGGMMEVLQSQKAEANTEFFKFISKNYEGWIKDGEGPILSHQLFAKKVAPYLKEGRPTFLIVIDNLRLDQWKAFESILTEFYKIIDEDLFYSILPTATQYARNALFAGMMPVDIEQNFRNEWKNDDDEGGKNLYEEEFLKHQLLSLGLDGLKSKYVKITNNENGKQLEDEIHNYLNNDLTVVVYNFVDMLSHARTEMEVLKELAGDEISYRSLTVSWFEHSPLFRALKKIADKDIQVMVTTDHGTVRVKTPSKCVGDRHTTTNLRYKQGKNLQFEKKDVLAFRDPKLVGLPKSNISSSFIFAKEDVFLCYPNNYNHYVNYYKDTFQHGGISLEEMIVPVVRLESKKS; from the coding sequence ATGGCAGATACACACGGAGATATTTTATGGGTAGATGATGAAATTGAATCGCTAAAATCGCAGATCCTTTTTCTTAAAAACAAAGGGTATGAAGTGACAGCATTGACCAATGGTTATGATGCGCTCGAATACTTAAAAGATAATACTGTAGATGTAGTATTGTTGGATGAAAGTATGCCGGGTATTACGGGTTTGGAAACGCTGGCTAAGATAAAAGAGGTGAAACCTTCATTGCCTGTAGTAATGATCACTAAGAATGAGGCAGAGAATATAATGGACGAGGCCATTGGCGGGCAAATTTCAGATTATTTAATCAAGCCGGTGAACCCTAATCAGGTATTATTGGCTTTGAAAAAGATCATAGATTCTAAGAGATTGGTGTCTGAAAAAACCACTACTGCTTATCAACAAGAGTTTCGGAATTTGTTCATGGCGCTGTCTAACAATCCCGACCATGAAGAATGGAAAGAGTTGTATAAAAAACTAGTGTATTGGGAGCTGGAGATGAGCAAAAGTGATAGTGACGGAGGAATGATGGAGGTGCTGCAAAGCCAAAAGGCGGAAGCAAATACAGAGTTCTTTAAATTCATTTCTAAGAACTATGAAGGCTGGATAAAAGATGGCGAAGGGCCAATATTGTCGCACCAACTTTTTGCTAAAAAAGTAGCACCGTACTTAAAAGAAGGGAGACCTACATTTTTAATTGTTATAGACAATTTGCGCTTAGACCAATGGAAAGCATTTGAGTCGATATTGACAGAGTTCTATAAAATCATTGATGAAGATCTGTTTTATAGTATCCTGCCAACTGCGACACAGTATGCACGTAATGCCCTGTTTGCAGGTATGATGCCGGTTGATATTGAGCAGAACTTTAGAAATGAATGGAAGAATGATGATGATGAGGGTGGTAAGAATTTATACGAAGAAGAATTCTTAAAACACCAGTTGTTGTCTTTGGGGCTAGATGGACTTAAATCGAAGTACGTTAAGATAACCAATAACGAAAATGGTAAACAGCTGGAAGACGAGATACATAACTACCTTAATAATGATCTAACAGTTGTGGTTTACAACTTTGTTGATATGCTGTCTCACGCGCGTACTGAAATGGAAGTGCTTAAAGAACTAGCGGGAGATGAGATATCTTATCGTTCGCTTACAGTTAGTTGGTTTGAACACTCTCCATTATTCAGAGCCTTGAAAAAGATAGCGGATAAAGATATTCAGGTAATGGTGACAACAGACCACGGTACTGTTAGGGTTAAGACCCCTAGTAAGTGTGTTGGCGATAGGCATACGACTACCAACCTTCGCTACAAGCAGGGTAAAAACTTGCAGTTTGAAAAGAAGGATGTATTGGCATTTAGAGATCCTAAACTAGTTGGGTTGCCTAAATCGAATATTAGCTCTTCGTTCATTTTTGCAAAAGAGGATGTGTTCCTTTGCTACCCTAATAATTATAATCATTACGTGAATTATTATAAGGATACTTTTCAGCATGGAGGTATATCGCTAGAGGAAATGATAGTGCCTGTGGTACGGTTGGAGAGTAAAAAGAGCTAA
- a CDS encoding MoxR family ATPase, producing MEPTEIDSLQEPTTPATASGQIISLIAQIEKVIRGKRNQVESVITCLLAGGHILMEDNPGTGKTVLAKTLAQCISGSMEEQHVSFKRIQFTPDLLPMDLIGTYIFDDNSKEFIFKKGPLFCNVLLADEINRASPKVQSALLEAMAEHQITAGDTTLKLEDMFFTIATQNPVEMEGTYPLPAAQLDRFYMKIYFGYVDEDVEIDIYNDYLNIAQNLTSLEQVLSMKDILALRTEAENVFVHEEIVKAVSNIVRNTRTHEDITLGCSTRSGIAFLKCLKAYALVKGRTFVIEDDVNDIAYRVLEHRLMYRNKEGKQNALKSIINKERERLAKLKLYDQ from the coding sequence ATGGAACCAACGGAAATAGATTCATTGCAAGAACCAACTACTCCCGCTACTGCGTCTGGGCAAATAATAAGTCTTATAGCGCAGATAGAAAAGGTGATAAGGGGTAAGCGCAATCAGGTAGAGAGTGTTATTACATGTTTGCTTGCGGGAGGACATATTCTTATGGAAGATAACCCTGGTACTGGTAAGACGGTACTAGCTAAAACATTAGCGCAATGTATCAGCGGTAGTATGGAGGAACAACATGTGTCGTTCAAGCGTATTCAGTTTACTCCTGATCTCTTGCCGATGGACTTGATAGGTACTTATATCTTTGATGATAATAGTAAAGAGTTCATATTTAAAAAGGGGCCACTTTTCTGTAATGTGCTATTGGCGGATGAGATCAACCGCGCCTCTCCCAAAGTACAAAGTGCCTTATTAGAGGCTATGGCAGAACATCAAATAACTGCCGGTGATACTACATTGAAACTGGAAGATATGTTCTTCACCATTGCTACACAGAACCCTGTAGAGATGGAAGGAACTTATCCTTTGCCAGCTGCACAGCTCGACCGTTTTTATATGAAGATATATTTCGGTTATGTAGATGAAGATGTGGAAATAGACATTTATAACGATTATTTGAACATTGCTCAAAATCTAACCTCTTTGGAACAAGTATTGAGCATGAAAGATATTTTGGCACTGCGTACCGAGGCTGAAAATGTTTTTGTGCATGAAGAGATAGTAAAGGCAGTGAGTAACATTGTACGCAATACACGTACGCATGAAGATATTACACTTGGCTGCTCTACACGTAGTGGTATAGCCTTCTTGAAATGTTTGAAAGCATATGCACTGGTAAAGGGTAGGACATTTGTTATAGAAGATGATGTAAATGATATTGCTTACCGTGTTTTAGAACATAGGTTGATGTACCGTAATAAAGAAGGAAAGCAAAACGCATTAAAGAGTATAATCAATAAGGAAAGAGAGCGTTTAGCGAAGTTGAAATTGTACGACCAGTAG
- a CDS encoding ParA family protein, which produces MFVASLYNLKGGVGKTSSCVNLAYLAAKDGYNVLVWDLDPQGAASYYFSSKPKSKNASKKVINRDIDIDEAIRATDYHSLDIIPADMSSRKLDILLNDASGSKKQMKKLLKQVEEDYDFVFIDCPPSFSELANNVFHASDAVFMPVIPTTLSLRTYEIVSEYFENKKVGLEKLMCFFSMVDIRKNMHKDVMNDLYKNQHFFEHYIPNLSDIERMGVHNAPVETFAPSSYAAICYRALWAEIKEGVME; this is translated from the coding sequence ATGTTTGTAGCATCATTATATAATTTGAAAGGAGGAGTAGGTAAAACCTCATCTTGTGTTAATCTGGCTTATTTGGCGGCAAAGGACGGCTATAATGTTCTGGTATGGGATCTAGATCCGCAAGGTGCTGCTAGTTATTATTTTAGCTCTAAACCAAAGTCCAAGAATGCTTCAAAGAAAGTCATCAATAGAGATATTGATATTGATGAAGCAATAAGAGCCACCGATTACCACAGTTTGGATATCATCCCTGCTGACATGTCTTCTCGCAAGTTGGATATACTTTTAAATGATGCCAGTGGTTCTAAAAAGCAAATGAAAAAACTGTTGAAACAGGTGGAGGAAGATTATGACTTTGTATTTATAGATTGTCCTCCTAGTTTCTCAGAACTGGCTAATAATGTTTTTCATGCGTCCGATGCTGTGTTCATGCCCGTAATACCTACAACGCTATCCTTACGTACTTACGAGATAGTAAGTGAGTATTTTGAGAACAAGAAGGTAGGTTTGGAGAAATTGATGTGTTTCTTCAGTATGGTGGATATTCGAAAGAATATGCATAAGGATGTAATGAACGATCTGTATAAAAATCAGCACTTTTTTGAACACTATATACCCAATTTGTCTGATATAGAGCGCATGGGCGTACACAATGCTCCTGTTGAAACCTTTGCCCCGTCTAGCTATGCTGCTATATGCTACAGAGCATTGTGGGCCGAGATCAAAGAAGGTGTTATGGAATAA
- the gcvP gene encoding aminomethyl-transferring glycine dehydrogenase, with the protein MNIFSQQNREFTPRHIGPDENETQQMLNTIGISDMEELIARTVPSAIRMDKPLDVPTALSEAGYLEMLKEVSQKNKLYKTYIGQGYFDTHTPSAILRNIFENPGWYTSYTPYQAEISQGRLESLLNYQTMVSDLTGLPLANASLLDEATAAAEAMSMFFSSLNKGVNITRPKFFVDNDVYPQTKDVVITRATPIGVEVVFGDYRTATIDETYFGALVQYPNDKGSVENYRDFIKQVHDAGAYMAMGTDLLALTLLTPPGELGADVAFGSAQRFGVPLGFGGPHAAFFSCSEDFKRQIPGRIIGVSIDANGNKALRMALQTREQHIKREKATSNICTAQALLANMAAMYAVYHGPDGLTNIAKRVTLLTQTLANQLTEHGFELVSSSYFDTIVVKVKDAAAVRKVAEDAQINFRYFADNALVGISLDETTTTSDLFDIINVIVGGDDAVSFAIDHDHPLTNIGTAVTRTSEFLTHPVFNSHHSETQMMRYMKYLENKDLSLNTSMISLGSCTMKLNAATEMMPLSWPHWSKMHPFVPSDQAGGYHQIVKELAEYLCEITAFDACSLQPNSGAQGEYAGLLTIRGYHESRGEGHRDVMLIPISAHGTNPASAVMTGYKVVVVKALENGYIDVADLKAKAAEHADNLAGIMVTYPSTYGVYEETIKEITDIVHQHGGQVYMDGANMNAQVGLTAPGLIGADVCHLNLHKTFAIPHGGGGPGMGPIGVKAHLAPFLPSHVMETGEKAGRAVSAAPYGSASILLISYAYIRLLGTRGLKASTEYAILNANYMRARLKDNYEILYTGSGGTCAHEFIVDLRPFKKTAGVEAEDVAKRLMDYGFHAPTMSFPVPGTIMIEPTESEDKAELDRFCDAMLQIRAEIQAIEEGKADAKDNPLKNAPHTQFVAISSDWNRSYSREEAVYPLEWVKNNKFWPTVGRVNNTHGDRNLICTCEPVSAYMEEA; encoded by the coding sequence ATGAACATTTTTTCTCAGCAAAACAGAGAGTTTACGCCACGCCATATTGGTCCTGACGAGAACGAAACCCAGCAAATGCTAAACACTATTGGTATCTCCGATATGGAGGAGCTAATAGCACGAACGGTGCCTAGTGCGATACGCATGGATAAACCTTTAGATGTGCCTACTGCACTAAGTGAAGCAGGCTATCTTGAAATGCTGAAAGAAGTATCACAAAAGAATAAATTATACAAAACATACATTGGGCAAGGGTATTTTGATACACACACGCCTAGTGCTATTTTGAGGAATATATTTGAGAATCCGGGTTGGTATACATCGTATACTCCTTATCAGGCAGAGATATCTCAAGGCCGTTTGGAAAGTTTGCTAAACTACCAAACTATGGTAAGTGATCTTACAGGCTTGCCATTAGCAAACGCTTCTTTACTGGATGAGGCTACTGCAGCAGCAGAGGCAATGTCTATGTTCTTTAGTAGTTTGAATAAAGGCGTAAATATCACAAGACCTAAGTTTTTTGTAGACAACGATGTATATCCACAAACAAAGGATGTGGTCATCACACGTGCAACACCTATTGGCGTAGAGGTTGTGTTTGGTGATTATAGAACTGCTACTATTGATGAAACTTATTTTGGTGCTCTTGTGCAGTACCCTAATGATAAAGGATCTGTTGAGAATTACCGTGATTTTATCAAGCAAGTTCACGATGCTGGTGCTTATATGGCTATGGGTACTGACCTGTTGGCGCTAACCTTATTAACACCTCCTGGCGAGCTAGGTGCTGATGTTGCTTTTGGGTCTGCTCAGCGTTTTGGAGTTCCATTAGGTTTTGGTGGTCCACACGCAGCATTCTTCTCTTGTTCAGAAGATTTTAAACGTCAAATACCAGGACGTATAATAGGTGTTAGTATTGATGCTAATGGCAATAAGGCATTAAGAATGGCGTTGCAAACACGTGAGCAACACATTAAGCGCGAAAAAGCAACTTCTAATATATGTACTGCGCAGGCATTACTAGCTAACATGGCTGCAATGTATGCGGTATATCATGGTCCTGATGGATTAACTAATATTGCTAAGCGTGTTACCTTGCTAACACAAACATTGGCGAACCAGCTTACAGAGCATGGTTTTGAGTTAGTATCTTCTTCTTATTTTGACACTATAGTTGTGAAAGTAAAGGACGCTGCTGCTGTAAGAAAAGTGGCAGAAGATGCGCAGATCAATTTCAGATATTTTGCTGATAACGCATTAGTAGGTATCTCTCTTGATGAGACAACAACAACTTCTGATCTGTTCGATATAATTAATGTAATCGTTGGTGGTGATGACGCTGTTAGCTTTGCAATAGATCATGATCATCCATTAACTAATATTGGTACAGCTGTTACTCGTACTTCAGAATTTTTAACACATCCGGTATTTAATAGCCACCATAGCGAAACGCAAATGATGCGCTATATGAAGTATTTGGAGAACAAAGATCTAAGCTTGAATACAAGCATGATCTCATTGGGTTCTTGTACGATGAAGCTGAATGCTGCCACAGAAATGATGCCTTTAAGCTGGCCTCACTGGAGTAAAATGCATCCATTTGTTCCTTCTGATCAAGCAGGTGGTTATCACCAAATAGTAAAAGAACTAGCCGAATACTTGTGTGAGATTACTGCTTTTGATGCATGTAGCTTACAACCTAATAGTGGTGCACAAGGAGAGTATGCAGGTTTGTTGACTATACGTGGCTACCACGAAAGTAGAGGTGAAGGGCATAGAGATGTGATGTTGATACCTATATCAGCACATGGCACTAACCCGGCTTCGGCGGTAATGACTGGCTACAAGGTTGTTGTAGTAAAAGCATTAGAGAATGGTTATATAGATGTAGCTGACCTTAAGGCAAAAGCTGCAGAGCATGCAGATAACCTTGCAGGTATTATGGTTACATACCCATCTACATATGGTGTGTATGAAGAGACCATAAAAGAGATAACTGACATAGTACATCAGCATGGTGGACAAGTATACATGGATGGCGCCAATATGAATGCTCAAGTAGGTTTGACTGCTCCGGGTTTGATCGGTGCTGATGTATGTCACTTGAACTTACACAAGACCTTCGCTATACCGCACGGTGGTGGCGGTCCTGGTATGGGACCAATTGGTGTTAAAGCACACCTAGCACCATTCTTGCCTTCTCACGTTATGGAGACTGGTGAAAAAGCAGGAAGAGCGGTTTCAGCTGCACCTTATGGCTCTGCAAGTATTTTGTTGATCTCTTATGCTTATATACGCTTATTGGGTACTAGAGGGTTGAAGGCTTCTACTGAATATGCGATCTTAAATGCTAACTACATGCGTGCCCGCTTGAAGGATAACTATGAGATATTATATACAGGAAGTGGAGGTACTTGTGCACACGAATTTATAGTAGACCTACGCCCGTTCAAAAAGACTGCAGGAGTGGAAGCAGAAGATGTAGCAAAGCGTTTGATGGACTATGGTTTTCATGCACCAACAATGAGTTTCCCTGTACCTGGTACTATTATGATAGAGCCAACAGAGAGTGAGGATAAAGCAGAGCTAGATCGTTTCTGTGATGCGATGTTGCAAATACGTGCAGAAATACAAGCGATCGAAGAAGGTAAAGCTGATGCAAAGGATAATCCTTTAAAGAATGCACCACATACTCAGTTTGTTGCTATTAGTAGCGATTGGAACAGAAGTTACAGCAGAGAAGAAGCTGTTTACCCGTTAGAGTGGGTGAAAAACAATAAGTTCTGGCCAACTGTTGGTCGTGTTAATAATACACACGGTGATAGAAACTTAATATGCACATGTGAGCCTGTTTCGGCTTATATGGAAGAAGCATAA